The proteins below are encoded in one region of Alkaliphilus flagellatus:
- the arsB gene encoding ACR3 family arsenite efflux transporter, translating into MSNKSIEQKGKGLGFFETYLTVWVAACIVIGVAIGQFLPIVPQVLNKFTYYEISIPIAILIWLMIYPMMLKIDFTSIVEATRKPKGLIVTCVTNWLIKPFTMYAIAAFFLKVVFSSLIPEALANEYLAGAVILGAAPCTAMVFVWGHLTKGDPAYTLVQVAVNDLILLFAFTPIVAILLGVTDVVVPYGTLFLSVILFIVIPLAGGYLSRKYIVKNKGIEYFENVFLKKFDNVTIIGLLLTLIIIFTFQGDVILSNPLHIALIAIPLTIQTFFIFIVAYGWAKAWKLPHSIAAPAGMIGASNFFELAVAVAISLFGLNSGATLATVVGVLVEVPVMLALVKIANSTRHWFPEVSKGN; encoded by the coding sequence ATGAGTAATAAAAGCATTGAACAAAAAGGAAAGGGCTTAGGTTTTTTTGAAACTTATTTAACAGTATGGGTAGCAGCTTGCATTGTAATTGGGGTAGCAATAGGACAGTTCTTACCAATAGTTCCTCAAGTACTAAATAAGTTTACCTATTATGAAATCTCTATTCCAATTGCAATTTTAATTTGGTTAATGATTTATCCAATGATGCTAAAAATTGATTTTACTAGTATTGTAGAAGCTACAAGAAAACCAAAAGGATTAATTGTAACTTGCGTTACAAATTGGCTAATTAAACCTTTTACCATGTATGCAATTGCAGCATTTTTCTTAAAGGTAGTATTTAGCTCTTTAATTCCTGAAGCATTAGCAAATGAATATTTAGCAGGTGCAGTAATACTAGGAGCAGCTCCTTGCACAGCAATGGTATTTGTATGGGGACATTTAACTAAAGGAGATCCTGCATATACTCTAGTACAAGTAGCAGTAAATGATCTTATTCTTTTATTTGCATTTACTCCTATTGTAGCTATTTTACTAGGAGTAACAGATGTAGTTGTACCTTATGGAACCTTATTTTTATCTGTAATTCTATTTATTGTTATTCCATTAGCTGGTGGATACTTATCTAGAAAATACATTGTAAAAAATAAGGGAATAGAATATTTTGAAAATGTATTTTTAAAGAAGTTTGATAATGTAACTATTATAGGACTATTATTAACATTAATTATTATATTTACCTTCCAAGGTGATGTTATTTTAAGTAATCCTCTACACATTGCATTAATTGCTATACCATTAACAATTCAAACTTTCTTTATATTTATTGTTGCCTATGGATGGGCAAAAGCTTGGAAACTGCCTCATAGTATAGCAGCACCTGCTGGAATGATAGGAGCAAGTAACTTTTTTGAACTTGCAGTAGCAGTAGCAATATCACTATTTGGATTAAATTCTGGTGCAACCTTAGCTACAGTAGTTGGAGTATTAGTAGAAGTACCAGTAATGCTTGCATTGGTTAAAATAGCTAACAGTACAAGGCATTGGTTTCCCGAAGTGAGTAAGGGAAACTAA